One genomic window of Mesoplodon densirostris isolate mMesDen1 chromosome 14, mMesDen1 primary haplotype, whole genome shotgun sequence includes the following:
- the QPCT gene encoding glutaminyl-peptide cyclotransferase, with the protein MAGGRDLRVVDTLRLLLLLAALPLVSRGVSRGAAEWTQEKNYHQPALLNLSSLRQVAEGTSISEMWQNDLRPLLIERYPGSPGSYAARQHIMQRIQRLQADWVLEVDTFLSQTPYGYRSFSNIISTLNPTAKRHLVLACHYDSKYFPHWDNRVFVGATDSAVPCAMILELARAVDKQLLSLKDASDSKPDLSLQLIFFDGEEAFLHWSPQDSLYGSRHLASKMASTAHPPGATDTNQLHGMDLLILLDLIGAPNPTFPNFFPDTARWFHRLQAIENELHELGLLKDHSWERQYFQNYGYGGVIQDDHIPFLRKGVPVLHLIPSPFPEVWHTMDDNEENLDKTTIDNLNKILKVFVLEYLHL; encoded by the exons ATGGCAGGCGGCAGGGACCTGCGCGTCGTGGACACCCTCCGTTTGCTGCTGCTGTTGGCCGCCCTGCCCCTGGTGTCCCGGGGGGTCAGTCGGGGAGCGGCAGAGTGGACCCAGGAGAAG AATTATCACCAACCAGCCCTTTTGAATTTATCATCTCTTCGACAAGTTGCAGAAGGCACCAGTATTTCTGAAATGTGGCAAAATGACTTACGACCGTTGCTGATTGAGCGATATCCTGGATCCCCTGGAAGCTATGCTGCTCGCCAG CACATCATGCAGAGAATTCAGAGACTTCAAGCTGACTGGGTCTTGGAAGTGGATACCTTCTTGAGTCAGACACCCTATGGGTACCGGTCTTTCTCAAATATTATCAGCACCCTCAATCCCACTGCTAAACGACACTTGGTCCTCGCCTGTCACTATGACTCCAAGTATTTTCCTCATTGGGACAACAGAGTGTTTGTGGGAGCCACTGATTCAGCTGTGCCATGTGCGATGATACTGGAACTTGCCCGGGCCGTAGACAAGCAACTCCTTTCGTTGAAG gaTGCTTCAGACTCGAAGCCAGATCTCTCACTCCAGCTAATTTTCTTTGATGGAGAAGAGGCTTTTCTTCACTGGTCTCCTCAAGATTCTCTGTATGGGTCTCGGCACTTAGCTTCCAAGATGGCATCAACTGCACATCCACCTGGAGCGACGGACACCAACCAATTGCACGGCATG GACTTATTGATCTTACTGGATTTAATTGGAGCTCCAAACCCAACATTTCCCAACTTTTTCCCAGACACTGCCAGATGGTTTCATAGACTTCAAGCAATTG AAAATGAACTCCATGAATTAGGTTTGCTCAAGGATCACTCTTGGGAGAGGCAGTATTTCCAGAATTATGGTTATGGAGGTGTGATTCAGGATGACCATATTCCATTTTTAAGAAAAG GTGTTCCAGTTTTGCATCTGATACCATCTCCTTTCCCTGAAGTCTGGCACACCATGGATGACAATGAAGAAAATTTGGATAAAACAACCATTGATAATCTAAACAAAATCCTAAAAGTCTTTGTGTTAGAATATCTTCATTTGTAA